In the Vitis vinifera cultivar Pinot Noir 40024 chromosome 2, ASM3070453v1 genome, one interval contains:
- the LOC100265048 gene encoding rab GTPase-activating protein 22 isoform X1: MVLWALGDAKGIEVIPFCLLLMIFFSGGDGRRSWIVFAQGSSGGGGGSGGRSVGLIGGGGGFWASTAPSNVGIAIAVTAMAGLALAATVVYTRRGTLKSPWSRRRRKHALLAKQWKSLFTPDGKFTDGGVKFLKKVRSGGVDPSIRVEVWPFLLGVYDVKSSREERDSIRAQKRKEYENLRKQCRRILKQSDTSIKLRETTGSCSNQDSEEFSQVLDSSGSEDVVSARLSHSTEGGTPEEEDSVHPVCNVGPQTSDSLLEGDGEKSGLTCEDASASYSDSSDSDSSGEIDSIPLFAAEGTEENDLGDHAKENSSPSETESGSKLRMNEDFATWQRIIRLDAVRANAEWIIYSPSQAAVSEIKARRFAESVGLKDYDHLEPCRIFHAARLVAILEAYALYDSEIGYCQGMSDLLSPIISVMEEDHDAFWCFVGYMKKARHNFRLDEVGIRRQLSIVSKIIKCKDSHLYRHLEKLQAEDCFFVYRMVVVLFRRELSFEQTLCLWEVMWADQAAVRAGIAKSTWGRIRLRAPPTDDLLLYAIAACVLQRRKLIIEKYSSMDEIIRECNSMAGHLDVWKLLDDAHDLVVTLHDKV, from the exons ATGGTGTTGTGGGCACTTGGTGATGCCAAGGGCATAGAGGTAATTCCATTTTGTTTGTTGTTGATGATCTTCTTCTCGGGTGGTGATGGTAGGAGGAGCTGGATCGTCTTCGCCCAAGGTAGCAGCGGCGGCGGTGGAGGTAGTGGCGGGAGGAGCGTCGGCCTCATCGGCGGAGGGGGCGGGTTCTGGGCGTCTACGGCGCCTTCCAATGTTGGAATAGCCATCGCCGTGACGGCCATGGCCGGTCTCGCCTTGGCCGCCACTGTCGTCTACACTCGTAG AGGCACTCTTAAATCACCATGGTCTCGCCGGAGAAGAAAACATGCCCTCCTGGCCAAACAATGGAAGAGTCTTTTTACGCCAGATGGAAAATTCACTGATGGTGGAGTTAAGTTTCTGAAGAAAGTTAGAAGCGGA GGTGTTGATCCAAGTATTAGAGTGGAGGTTTGGCCATTCCTCCTTGGAGT CTATGATGTGAAGAGTTCCAGGGAAGAGAGAGATTCTATTAGGGCTCAGAAGAG AAAGGAATATGAGAACCTGCGGAAACAGTGCCGACGAATCCTAAAACAGAGTGACACTAGCATTAAGTTGAGGGAAACTACTGGAAGCTGTAGCAACCAGGATAGTGAGGAATTCAGTCAAGTTTTAGATTCTTCTGGCTCAGAAGATGTGGTTAGTGCCAGGTTGTCTCATTCCACCGAGGGAGGGACTCCAGAGGAAGAGGATTCAGTCCACCCAGTCTGCAATGTAGGCCCTCAAACTTCAGACTCATTATTGGAAGGGGATGGTGAAAAGAGTGGACTTACCTGTGAAGATGCCTCTGCTAGTTACTCGGACTCATCTGATTCTGACTCCTCTGGAGAAATTGACAGCATACCTCTCTTTGCTGCTGAAGGAACTGAAGAAAATGATCTTGGTGATCATGCTAAGGAGAATTCCTCTCCGTCTGAGACAGAAAGTGGCTCCAAACTCCGCATGAATGAAGATTTTGCAACATGGCAGAGGATCATCCGCCTTGATGCTGTGCGAGCGAATGCTGAATGGATCATTTATTCACCATCTCAGGCTGCTGTGTCAGAGATCAAGGCACGGAGATTTGCAGAGAGTGTTGGATTGAAGGATTATGATCACCTGGAGCCATGCAGGATTTTCCATGCTGCTCGCTTAGTTGCCATTCTAGAAGCCTATGCACTCTATGATTCAGAAATTGGTTACTGCCAAGGGATGAGTGATTTACTCTCCCCGATAATTTCGGTGATGGAGGAGGACCATGATGCCTTCTGGTGCTTTGTAGGTTATATGAAGAAAGCTCGGCATAACTTCCGGCTTGATGAGGTGGGGATTCGAAGACAACTGAGCATCGTGTCCAAGATTATTAAGTGCAAGGATTCTCATCTCTATAGGCACCTGGAGAAGCTTCAGGCAGAGGATTGCTTTTTCGTATACAGAATGGTGGTTGTTCTCTTTAGGAGGGAGTTAAGCTTTGAGCAGACGCTTTGCCTCTGGGAGGTGATGTGGGCAGATCAGGCTGCAGTCAGGGCCGGGATTGCCAAGTCTACTTGGGGAAGAATAAGGCTAAGAGCCCCGCCCACTGACGACCTGCTCCTTTATGCAATAGCCGCCTGTGTGCTGCAAAGAAGGAAGCTGATCATAGAGAAGTACAGCAGTATGGATGAGATCATAAGGGAGTGCAACAGCATGGCAGGACATCTCGATGTTTGGAAGCTTCTAGATGATGCCCATGATTTGGTGGTGACCCTCCATGACAAAGTTTAG
- the LOC100265048 gene encoding rab GTPase-activating protein 22 isoform X2, whose protein sequence is MLTQQKPFMRALRRSITSSPSSSSNSSSPSSSSSSSWIHLRTVLLVVASSSPVSTDRGTLKSPWSRRRRKHALLAKQWKSLFTPDGKFTDGGVKFLKKVRSGGVDPSIRVEVWPFLLGVYDVKSSREERDSIRAQKRKEYENLRKQCRRILKQSDTSIKLRETTGSCSNQDSEEFSQVLDSSGSEDVVSARLSHSTEGGTPEEEDSVHPVCNVGPQTSDSLLEGDGEKSGLTCEDASASYSDSSDSDSSGEIDSIPLFAAEGTEENDLGDHAKENSSPSETESGSKLRMNEDFATWQRIIRLDAVRANAEWIIYSPSQAAVSEIKARRFAESVGLKDYDHLEPCRIFHAARLVAILEAYALYDSEIGYCQGMSDLLSPIISVMEEDHDAFWCFVGYMKKARHNFRLDEVGIRRQLSIVSKIIKCKDSHLYRHLEKLQAEDCFFVYRMVVVLFRRELSFEQTLCLWEVMWADQAAVRAGIAKSTWGRIRLRAPPTDDLLLYAIAACVLQRRKLIIEKYSSMDEIIRECNSMAGHLDVWKLLDDAHDLVVTLHDKV, encoded by the exons ATGCTCACACAACAGAAACCCTTTATGAGAGCCCTCCGGCGAAGTATCACTTCTTCACCGTCATCATCGTCAAATTCTTCTTCACCGTCATCCTCGTCATCGTCATCGTGGATTCATTTGCGAACGGTTCTCTTAGTCGTTGCTTCCTCCTCACCAGTCTCCACTGATAG AGGCACTCTTAAATCACCATGGTCTCGCCGGAGAAGAAAACATGCCCTCCTGGCCAAACAATGGAAGAGTCTTTTTACGCCAGATGGAAAATTCACTGATGGTGGAGTTAAGTTTCTGAAGAAAGTTAGAAGCGGA GGTGTTGATCCAAGTATTAGAGTGGAGGTTTGGCCATTCCTCCTTGGAGT CTATGATGTGAAGAGTTCCAGGGAAGAGAGAGATTCTATTAGGGCTCAGAAGAG AAAGGAATATGAGAACCTGCGGAAACAGTGCCGACGAATCCTAAAACAGAGTGACACTAGCATTAAGTTGAGGGAAACTACTGGAAGCTGTAGCAACCAGGATAGTGAGGAATTCAGTCAAGTTTTAGATTCTTCTGGCTCAGAAGATGTGGTTAGTGCCAGGTTGTCTCATTCCACCGAGGGAGGGACTCCAGAGGAAGAGGATTCAGTCCACCCAGTCTGCAATGTAGGCCCTCAAACTTCAGACTCATTATTGGAAGGGGATGGTGAAAAGAGTGGACTTACCTGTGAAGATGCCTCTGCTAGTTACTCGGACTCATCTGATTCTGACTCCTCTGGAGAAATTGACAGCATACCTCTCTTTGCTGCTGAAGGAACTGAAGAAAATGATCTTGGTGATCATGCTAAGGAGAATTCCTCTCCGTCTGAGACAGAAAGTGGCTCCAAACTCCGCATGAATGAAGATTTTGCAACATGGCAGAGGATCATCCGCCTTGATGCTGTGCGAGCGAATGCTGAATGGATCATTTATTCACCATCTCAGGCTGCTGTGTCAGAGATCAAGGCACGGAGATTTGCAGAGAGTGTTGGATTGAAGGATTATGATCACCTGGAGCCATGCAGGATTTTCCATGCTGCTCGCTTAGTTGCCATTCTAGAAGCCTATGCACTCTATGATTCAGAAATTGGTTACTGCCAAGGGATGAGTGATTTACTCTCCCCGATAATTTCGGTGATGGAGGAGGACCATGATGCCTTCTGGTGCTTTGTAGGTTATATGAAGAAAGCTCGGCATAACTTCCGGCTTGATGAGGTGGGGATTCGAAGACAACTGAGCATCGTGTCCAAGATTATTAAGTGCAAGGATTCTCATCTCTATAGGCACCTGGAGAAGCTTCAGGCAGAGGATTGCTTTTTCGTATACAGAATGGTGGTTGTTCTCTTTAGGAGGGAGTTAAGCTTTGAGCAGACGCTTTGCCTCTGGGAGGTGATGTGGGCAGATCAGGCTGCAGTCAGGGCCGGGATTGCCAAGTCTACTTGGGGAAGAATAAGGCTAAGAGCCCCGCCCACTGACGACCTGCTCCTTTATGCAATAGCCGCCTGTGTGCTGCAAAGAAGGAAGCTGATCATAGAGAAGTACAGCAGTATGGATGAGATCATAAGGGAGTGCAACAGCATGGCAGGACATCTCGATGTTTGGAAGCTTCTAGATGATGCCCATGATTTGGTGGTGACCCTCCATGACAAAGTTTAG
- the LOC100242761 gene encoding uncharacterized protein LOC100242761, translated as MNPTPSLAVINTSSIIIHFVSYPKMASTIRSQEDQRAGAEIVYGSEACFNHSISLLEELGFPKGVLPLQDLVECGRVRETGFVWMKQKAPYEHFFTGTNTRVSYSMEVTAYVEKFKMKKMTGIKSKQVFLWVPITEMSIDDPASQKIHFKTPVGIGKAFPLVAFMTEEEKQKYLEEARK; from the coding sequence ATGAACCCGACACCATCATTGGCAGTCATCAACACTTCCAGCATCATAATTCATTTTGTCTCCTACCCCAAGATGGCCAGCACTATCAGATCGCAGGAGGACCAGCGCGCAGGAGCAGAGATTGTGTACGGCTCTGAAGCGTGCTTCAACCACTCCATATCACTCCTGGAGGAGCTGGGATTCCCCAAGGGCGTTCTCCCCCTGCAAGACCTCGTAGAGTGTGGCCGAGTGCGAGAAACTGGGTTCGTGTGGATGAAACAGAAGGCGCCGTACGAGCACTTCTTCACTGGGACCAACACCCGGGTGAGCTACTCCATGGAAGTGACTGCGTACGTGGAGaagttcaaaatgaagaagatgacaGGCATCAAGAGCAAGCAGGTTTTCTTGTGGGTCCCGATAACGGAGATGAGCATTGACGATCCTGCGTCTCAGAAAATTCACTTCAAGACTCCGGTGGGAATCGGGAAGGCCTTTCCCCTCGTGGCATTCATGACGGAAGAAGAGAAACAGAAATATCTGGAGGAAGCTCGGAAATAA